From a single Okeanomitos corallinicola TIOX110 genomic region:
- a CDS encoding STAS/SEC14 domain-containing protein — protein MSTVKLEIQLSSQELLKAVEQLNKSELEEFVSKIIILHTQKKSAQLLKNEAEEFLHKNYNTDCDNHNYYNRLITKTEEKMTDEEYRELLRLSEQIDKLQAHRFEYLADLAHLHGVSLTELMKSLGFQT, from the coding sequence ATGTCAACAGTGAAACTGGAAATTCAATTATCCTCACAAGAATTACTCAAAGCTGTTGAGCAGTTAAACAAATCAGAATTGGAAGAGTTTGTTTCTAAAATCATCATTTTACATACCCAGAAAAAATCTGCTCAATTACTGAAAAATGAAGCAGAGGAGTTTTTACACAAAAATTATAATACTGATTGTGACAATCATAACTACTACAACAGATTAATCACGAAGACAGAAGAAAAAATGACAGATGAAGAGTACAGAGAGTTATTGCGATTAAGCGAACAAATAGATAAACTCCAAGCTCATCGTTTTGAATATCTAGCAGATTTAGCACATTTACATGGAGTTTCCTTAACTGAATTAATGAAAAGCTTGGGTTTTCAGACATAA
- a CDS encoding FAD-dependent oxidoreductase: MTDVIVIGAGISGLVCAQRLRQAGYSVLVLEKSRGVGGRVATRRLYGTCADHGACYLKPKGELFNQLIEILRDRHIIQLWTDTVYQHQSTTGLIVQSSATCYTAPDGMSAIAKFLVQKLNLHITNRVVKVNLTSENSWCLTLENNEQFHAKALLIAIPAPQAADLLTPLGENLLGTEFLKNLQSVEFNPCISVMAGFPHNSQPLPHWQALTFNDHPDLGWIGLDSSKRLQLEKPHFVVQSSANFAQQHLDTEDLQPVGNYMLKKAAAYLDLSWLENPEWATVHRWRYAFPRTPLDVACLPAQTPLPLVCSGDWCGGSLIEGAMLSGLAAAQEIDGQMGNQLSADRDFLDFVREFSTNSYTIDN, translated from the coding sequence ATAACTGATGTCATCGTCATTGGTGCGGGTATATCTGGTTTAGTTTGCGCTCAACGTTTACGTCAAGCTGGTTATTCGGTGCTGGTGTTAGAAAAATCTCGTGGTGTGGGTGGAAGAGTTGCAACACGGCGTTTGTATGGTACTTGTGCGGATCATGGTGCTTGTTATCTTAAACCCAAAGGTGAATTATTTAATCAATTGATAGAGATTTTGCGCGATCGCCATATCATCCAACTATGGACAGATACAGTTTACCAACATCAATCAACCACAGGTTTAATAGTTCAAAGTTCCGCAACTTGTTATACTGCACCAGACGGAATGAGTGCGATCGCTAAATTTCTAGTTCAAAAATTAAATCTACACATCACTAACCGGGTAGTAAAAGTTAACCTCACCTCAGAAAATTCCTGGTGTTTAACTTTAGAAAATAATGAACAATTTCACGCCAAAGCCCTATTAATCGCCATCCCCGCCCCCCAAGCCGCAGATTTATTAACACCTTTAGGTGAAAACCTCTTAGGTACTGAATTTCTCAAAAACCTCCAATCCGTTGAATTTAACCCCTGTATCAGCGTTATGGCAGGATTCCCTCACAACTCCCAACCATTACCTCATTGGCAAGCTTTGACTTTTAATGATCATCCCGATTTAGGTTGGATTGGATTAGATAGTAGTAAGCGTCTCCAATTAGAAAAACCTCATTTTGTAGTTCAAAGTAGTGCCAATTTTGCCCAACAACATTTAGACACAGAAGACTTACAGCCAGTCGGCAATTATATGTTAAAAAAAGCCGCAGCATATCTAGATTTATCTTGGTTAGAAAATCCTGAATGGGCTACAGTACATCGCTGGCGTTATGCTTTTCCTCGCACTCCTTTAGATGTTGCTTGTTTACCTGCCCAAACTCCCCTCCCTTTGGTTTGTAGCGGTGACTGGTGTGGGGGAAGTTTAATAGAAGGGGCAATGTTGTCAGGATTAGCCGCAGCCCAAGAAATAGACGGTCAAATGGGTAATCAACTTTCAGCAGACAGAGATTTTTTAGACTTTGTTAGGGAATTTTCTACTAACAGTTACACCATAGACAACTAA
- a CDS encoding YaaW family protein produces the protein MDELRTVLELATEEELQDLTAILFSRKFNPLDYVHTPEPIEVQSQGRQAWLDALEDRFRFLAADGITVLRRRTEKVTYRQALIQVCKYLKIPYTDDLETVDLEAEIFLHLLGKVWKQLPEAEKQKLTAKIQAHLIQSDIQQPLPLSLQKDPLGLIFKGGSALAVTSVIQPYILQQIARQFAIHFATYQVAKEAAKTGTKVASKQFQNYVTAQMARRGMTMSAARYSAVRTVFTVVGPMMWAWFFADLGWRTIATNYGRIIPTIFTLAQIRLTRTEFWELA, from the coding sequence TTGGATGAACTCAGGACAGTATTAGAATTAGCAACTGAGGAAGAACTACAAGACCTAACTGCAATTTTGTTTAGTCGTAAGTTTAACCCCCTCGATTATGTTCACACACCTGAACCCATTGAAGTCCAAAGCCAAGGTCGTCAAGCTTGGTTAGATGCTCTAGAAGATCGGTTTCGTTTTTTGGCTGCTGATGGCATCACCGTATTACGTAGACGTACGGAAAAAGTTACTTACCGACAAGCATTAATTCAAGTATGTAAATATTTGAAAATTCCTTATACAGATGATTTAGAAACTGTTGATTTAGAAGCAGAGATATTTTTACATCTTTTAGGAAAAGTTTGGAAACAGCTACCAGAAGCAGAAAAACAAAAATTAACTGCTAAAATACAAGCCCATTTAATTCAATCGGATATTCAACAACCTTTACCTTTATCTTTACAAAAAGATCCTTTAGGATTAATTTTTAAAGGCGGTAGTGCTTTAGCCGTAACTTCTGTAATTCAACCTTACATTCTCCAACAAATTGCCCGTCAATTTGCCATTCATTTTGCTACCTATCAAGTAGCTAAAGAAGCTGCAAAAACAGGAACAAAGGTAGCTAGTAAACAATTTCAAAATTATGTTACAGCACAGATGGCACGCCGAGGAATGACTATGAGTGCAGCCCGTTATAGTGCTGTCAGGACAGTATTTACTGTTGTCGGTCCGATGATGTGGGCATGGTTTTTTGCGGATTTAGGTTGGCGAACAATTGCCACTAATTATGGTCGGATTATTCCTACAATTTTCACCCTGGCGCAAATTCGTCTTACTCGTACAGAATTTTGGGAGTTAGCTTAA
- a CDS encoding O-antigen ligase family protein, giving the protein MKKGFYHPDSNLKFPWNSLQFGLIVFPVNPFLGAVTIALAALITWGKKYRTISKKPLHQGFAILSLLLLITTGFANHKLEAFLGLFNLLPYFIVFTGLTPLIQTTTQLRQIAWIMVCGSLPVVIFGFGQLFLGWGFNIQFLWVLIDLHLTSGGEPPGRMASVLMHANTLAAYLVTIFILGLGLWLENYQLIKQQIKEKTTVDYRPLIFLTITVIANFIALVLTNSRNAWVIAIITCLAYALYQGWRLIVAGFTGVVASILLAAFAPLEIADFFRRFVPYFIWARLNDQMYPNRPIALMRKTQWEFAWNLTQQHPFTGWGLRSFSGLYKEKMQIDLGHPHNLFLMLSAETGLITTLLFCGLLMWILITASLTLWKSKSLAPENRLIFFSYLLAFIGWIIFNTVDVTTFDLRLSTLFWVFLGALCGVIHKLQHLKNK; this is encoded by the coding sequence TTGAAAAAAGGTTTTTATCATCCAGATTCTAATTTAAAATTCCCTTGGAACAGTCTTCAATTTGGATTAATTGTTTTCCCCGTCAATCCATTCTTGGGGGCTGTGACAATTGCTTTAGCAGCCTTAATAACTTGGGGCAAAAAATACCGCACTATTAGCAAAAAACCTTTACATCAAGGATTTGCAATTTTAAGTTTATTACTGTTAATAACTACAGGATTTGCCAACCATAAATTAGAGGCATTTTTAGGTTTATTTAATCTATTACCTTATTTTATTGTCTTTACTGGATTAACTCCTTTAATTCAAACAACCACCCAATTACGGCAGATAGCTTGGATCATGGTATGTGGTTCTTTACCTGTGGTAATTTTTGGTTTTGGGCAATTATTTTTAGGTTGGGGTTTTAACATCCAATTTCTGTGGGTATTGATAGATTTACATCTTACCTCTGGAGGAGAACCACCAGGCCGCATGGCTTCTGTTCTCATGCACGCTAACACGTTAGCCGCTTACTTAGTCACTATTTTTATTTTAGGTTTAGGTTTATGGTTAGAAAATTATCAACTTATTAAACAACAAATTAAAGAAAAAACAACTGTTGATTACCGTCCTCTAATTTTCTTAACAATCACAGTAATTGCTAACTTTATCGCCTTAGTTTTAACTAACTCTAGAAATGCCTGGGTCATAGCTATTATTACCTGTTTAGCTTATGCCTTATATCAAGGTTGGCGATTAATTGTGGCGGGCTTTACGGGTGTAGTTGCTAGTATTTTATTAGCTGCCTTTGCACCATTAGAAATTGCTGATTTTTTCCGTCGTTTCGTTCCCTATTTCATCTGGGCGCGGTTAAATGATCAAATGTACCCCAATCGGCCAATCGCATTAATGCGAAAAACCCAATGGGAATTCGCTTGGAATTTAACCCAACAACACCCTTTCACCGGTTGGGGTTTACGAAGTTTTAGCGGACTTTATAAAGAGAAAATGCAAATAGATTTAGGTCATCCCCATAACCTATTTTTAATGCTGTCTGCGGAAACCGGGTTGATTACAACTTTGTTATTTTGTGGGTTATTAATGTGGATATTAATTACCGCTAGTCTAACCCTGTGGAAATCAAAATCTTTAGCACCAGAAAATAGACTAATCTTTTTTAGTTATCTGCTCGCTTTTATTGGTTGGATAATCTTTAATACTGTAGATGTGACAACTTTTGATTTACGTTTAAGTACCTTATTTTGGGTATTTTTAGGTGCTTTATGTGGTGTAATTCATAAATTACAGCATCTAAAAAATAAATGA